One Oryza glaberrima chromosome 11, OglaRS2, whole genome shotgun sequence genomic region harbors:
- the LOC127755123 gene encoding BEL1-like homeodomain protein 1: MAAYYHGGAGTDIQSGTDGLQTLYLMNPSYAGYGDAAAAPGAAANMMLLNSAVTSMTPVSFGHQPSPSSSSAAQHFVGIPLQAPPASGYNLWTPAAATGAGDMSPPTPQHQHQKAHGGGAAGVSAVLSLSSREAAPPVTVAAVVAAGDEGKYLQAVAQGAASQGQMVMSSKYLKAAQELLDEVVSVSKGVDDVKAAAAAKSPASVKKKEDSEGVSGGGTEDGGGAKSGGAPPPPEMSTAERQELQMKKGKLINMLDEVEQRYRQYHQQMQVVVASFEAVAGGGSARTYTALALRTISRQFRCLRDAIAGQVRAASRALGEAVDADGGCGRTVGSRLRYIDHQLRQQRALQQLGMMQSSAWRPQRGLPERSVSILRAWLFEHFLHPYPKDSDKIMLAKQTGLTRSQVSNWFINARVRLWKPMVEEMYLEETKDQDGGGGGAGDEGSKPGGSKGGGAGVNGGVVDSAAKMDSKAAHMESGGGVHPSLLELAGDHQAQAGFYDDDDEEDGGAAAALQQKLKKARTEEQQQAAFHVSDVATLHAHAAAAAAARHDEVSHRELLMKFMESGSAGAGAAARDHHHEHHGGVGYSLFAPAPYGQFATEQFAFAGHGGGGGGGGVSLTLGLPHGAEQTASFLMTSSNGSDGAGHVAGGGGGGGYDMNMQSTKSFAAQLMRDFVA, from the exons ATGGCGGCGTActaccacggcggcgccggcacggaCATCCAGTCCGGCACCGACGGCCTGCAGACGCTGTACCTCATGAACCCGAGCTACGCCGGctacggcgacgccgccgccgcgcccggggCGGCGGCCAACATGATGCTCCTGAACTCGGCGGTGACCTCCATGACGCCGGTGTCGTTCGGCCaccagccgtcgccgtcgtcgtcgtcggcggcgcagcACTTCGTCGGCATCCCTCTCCAGGCGCCGCCGGCTTCCGGGTACAACCTGTGgaccccggcggcggccaccggcgcggGCGAcatgtcgccgccgacgccgcagcaCCAGCATCAGAAAGCtcacggcggtggcgcggcgggtgTCAGTGCTGTCCTCAGCCTGTCGTCccgcgaggcggcgccgccggtgacggtggcggccgtggtggccgccggcgacgaggggaAGTACCTGCAGGCGGTGGCGCAGGGCGCGGCGTCGCAGGGGCAGATGGTGATGAGCTCCAAGTACCTCAAGGCGGCGCAGGAGCTGCTCGACGAGGTGGTGAGCGTCAGCAAGGGCGTGGACGACGTcaaggccgccgcggcggcgaagagccCGGCCTcggtgaagaagaaggaggactCGGAGGGCGTgtccggcggcggcacggaggatggcggcggcgccaagagcggcggcgcgccgccgccgccggagatgtcGACGGCGGAGCGGCAGGAGCTGCAGATGAAGAAAGGAAAGCTGATTAACATGCTTGATGAG GTGGAGCAGCGGTACAGGCAGTACCACCAGCAGatgcaggtggtggtggcgtcgttcgaggcggtggcggggggCGGGTCGGCGAGGACGTACACGGCGCTGGCGCTGCGGACCATCTCGCGGCAGTTCCGGTGCCTGCGGGACGCGATCGCGGGGCAGGTGAGGGCGGCGAGCCGGGCGCTGGGGGaggccgtcgacgccgacggcggaTGCGGCCGCACGGTGGGGTCCAGGCTCCGGTACATCGACCACCAGCTCCGGCAGCAGCGCGCGCTGCAGCAGCTGGGCATGATGCAGAGCAGCGCGTGGCGCCCCCAgcgcggcctccccgagcgctCCGTCTCCATCCTCCGGGCTTGGCTCTTCGAACACTTCCTCCACCC ATATCCCAAGGATTCGGACAAGATCATGCTCGCCAAGCAAACCGGCCTCACCAGGAGCCAG GTTTCGAACTGGTTCATCAATGCCAGGGTGAGGCTGTGGAAGCCGATGGTGGAGGAGATGTACCTGGAGGAGACCAAGGaccaggacggcggcggcggcggcgccggcgacgaggggaGCAAGCCCGGTGGgagcaagggcggcggcgccggcgtcaaTGGCGGTGTGGTTGACAGTGCCGCGAAGATGGACAGCAAGGCGGCGCACatggagagcggcggcggcgtacatCCGTcgctgctcgagctcgccggtgacCACCAGGCGCAGGCGGGgttctacgacgacgacgacgaggaggatggcggcgccgccgccgcgctgcagcAGAAGCTGAAGAAGGCGAGgacggaggagcagcagcaggcggcgtTCCACGTGTCCGACGTGGCCACGCTGCACGCgcatgccgcggcggcggcggcggcgaggcacgaCGAGGTGAGCCACCGGGAGCTCCTCATGAAGTTCATGGAgagcggcagcgccggcgccggcgccgccgcgagggaCCACCACCACGAACACCATGGCGGCGTCGGCTACTCGCTGTTCGCGCCGGCGCCGTACGGGCAGTTCGCCACGGAGCAGTTCGCGTtcgccggccacggcggcggtggcggcggaggcggcgtgtcGCTCACGCTCGGCCTCCCGCACGGCGCCGAGCAGACGGCGTCGTTCCTCATGACCAGCAGCAACGGCAgcgacggcgccggccacgtcgccggcggcggcggcggcggcggctacgacaTGAACATGCAGAGCACAAAGTCCTTCGCGGCTCAGCTCATGAGAGACTTCGTGGCctag
- the LOC127755122 gene encoding transcription factor LHW-like, with protein sequence MAVGDALRRLCEEVGWSYAVFWKAIGAADPVHLVWEDGYCGHASCPAGSDPSEALPTDVGCAAAADTMTMCSLVNKVMASQVHVVGEGTVGRAAFTGNHQWIIHGTANDHGIPSEVAAEMSYQFRVGIQTIAIIPVLPRGVLQLGSTGVVLENKSFMTHAKKLCSQLNNRSSMAVSSSVKNSSSQQGRSRPLHGASNVQSTENRSKLFSQFPVTCEQYNHPDTMAVSGSTSLNACMNGSLLKIAQLNGQAVREHIVYSKPDVRFIQQVYRDGQLGSNAQSIAMSSDLISSSLRSVQKQPLLMNNISQLEYGDGAETSADLRKNVLLKPPVCLDPFIHDRNINISHGITEVSNVINDHGNFDFLSGGARVVRANLCTSATSQVLDRRSHSVSGMLLHREPIVSCEVPQSSEFSTKMGSLERGSFQISSAPSSESDFQISNGLNTSISRENQLSVSNHICQDQKINGVNDLSATLSTERMNNMDGCKPPGLSLERTSPLFMEQSVENDLFDILGPQFHHLCHNAGADLVHWTDAKPESSDRDVPESSIHADSAPLFSSRDNELYSGIFSLTDTDQLLDAVISNVNPAGKQSSDDSASCKTSLTDIPATSYLCSKEMKQCGSSGVPSVLIKNEFAQFIKQPCLAENAEDGCLSQNNGMHKSQIRLWIESGQSMKCESASASNSKGLDTPSKANRKRSRPGESPKPRPKDRQLIQDRIKELREMVPNGAKCSIDALLEKTVKHMLFLQSVTKHADKLKDSTESKILGSENGPVWKDYFEGGATWAFDVGSQSMTCPIIVEDLDRPRQMLVEMICEDRGIFLEIADFIKGLGLTILRGAMEARKSKIWARFTVEANRDVTRMEIFLSLVRLLEPNCDSSGAAENANNVNMPLGLVHQPVIPATGRIQ encoded by the exons TCATTTGGTGTGGGAGGACGGCTACTGTGGCCACGCATCATGCCCTGCTGGATCTGATCCTTCTGAAGCTCTGCCTACCGACGTcggctgtgctgctgctgctgacacCATGACCATGTGCTCCCTCGTCAACAAGGTTATGGCCTCGCAGGTTCATGTCGTAGGAGAAGG GACCGTAGGCCGTGCTGCTTTTACGGGCAACCATCAATGGATCATCCATGGTACTGCCAATGATCACGGGATTCCCTCCGAG GTTGCTGCTGAGATGAGTTATCAGTTCAGAGTTGGCATTCAG ACTATAGCGATTATTCCTGTTCTACCACGTGGCGTGCTACAGTTGGGATCTACTGGCGTG GTCCTGGAAAACAAAAGTTTCATGACACATGCAAAAAAATTATGCTCTCAGCTGAATAATCGATCAAGTATGGCTGTATCTTCTTCAGTTAAGAATAGTTCAAGCCAGCAGGGTCGTTCACGCCCTTTACATGGTGCCTCAAATGTTCAATCTACAGAGAATCGCTCAAAACTTTTCAGTCAATTCCCCGTGACTTGTGAACAATACAACCATCCTGATACCATGGCTGTGTCAGGTAGCACTTCACttaatgcatgcatgaatggaTCTTTGCTTAAGATTGCACAACTGAATGGTCAAGCTGTCAGAGAGCACATTGTCTATTCCAAGCCTGATGTGAGGTTCATACAACAAGTTTATCGTGATGGCCAACTTGGAAGTAATGCACAGAGTATTGCTATGAGTTCAGATTTGATCTCATCGAGCTTGAGATCAGTACAAAAGCAGCCCCTGTTGATGAACAACATTAGCCAGCTAGAATATGGTGACGGTGCAGAAACATCAGCAGATTTACGGAAGAATGTCCTGTTGAAACCGCCTGTGTGCCTTGACCCCTTTATCCATGATCGAAACATCAATATATCTCATGGAATAACTGAGGTATCCAACGTCATAAATGATCACGGGAATTTTGATTTCCTCTCAGGAGGTGCCAGAGTTGTCAGAGCTAACTTATGTACCAGTGCAACAAGTCAAGTATTAGACCGAAGAAGCCATTCTGTTTCAGGAATGTTGCTGCATAGAGAACCTATAGTGTCTTGTGAGGTACCCCAATCTTCTGAATTTTCAACAAAAATGGGAAGTCTTGAAAGAGGGTCATTTCAAATTTCTTCAGCTCCATCTTCTGAATCTGATTTTCAGATTTCTAATGGTTTGAATACAAGTATTTCTCGAGAGAATCAATTAAGTGTGTCAAACCATATCTGCCAAGATCAAAAGATTAATGGAGTAAATGATCTGAGTGCTACTTTGAGCACAGAAAGAATGAACAATATGGATGGATGCAAGCCACCAGGCTTGTCTCTTGAGAGAACCTCTCCGCTGTTTATGGAGCAGAGTGTAGAGAATGACTTGTTTGATATACTTGGTCCTCAGTTTCATCACTTGTGCCACAATGCTGGTGCCGATTTGGTCCACTGGACTGATGCAAAACCAGAGAGTTCAGATAGAGATGTGCCTGAATCCTCTATTCATGCCGATTCCGCTCCTCTATTCAGTTCACGAGACAACGAGCTCTATTCTGGGATCTTCTCATTAACGGATACTGACCAACTATTAGATGCTGTCATCTCAAATGTTAATCCAGCTGGTAAGCAGAGTTCTGATGATAGTGCTTCTTGCAAGACTTCATTGACAGACATTCCTGCCACTTCTTATCTTTGTTCAAAAGAGATGAAGCAATGTGGATCCTCTGGCGTTCCCTCGGTGCTAATCAAGAATGAGTTTGCACAGTTTATTAAACAACCATGTCTCGCTGAGAACGCCGAGGATGGTTGCCTATCCCAGAATAATGGAATGCACAAATCTCAAATACGTCTTTGGATTGAGAGTGGACAGAGCATGAAATGTGAAAGTGCATCAGCTTCTAACAGCAAAGGTCTTGATACACCAAGCAAGGCGAACCGAAAGAGGTCTCGGCCAGGAGAGAGTCCTAAACCAAGGCCAAAGGATCGGCAGCTGATACAGGATCGTATAAAGGAGCTCCGAGAAATGGTACCTAATGGGGCTAAG TGTAGCATCGATGCCTTGCTGGAGAAGACAGTTAAGCACATGCTTTTCTTGCAAAGTGTGACGAAGCATGCAGACAAGCTCAAGGATTCTACTGAATCCAAG ATTCTTGGCAGTGAGAATGGTCCTGTTTGGAAAGACTATTTTGAAGGTGGTGCAACTTGGGCATTTGATGTTGGCTCTCAGTCTATGACATGTCCAATCATTGTTGAGGATCTTGACCGACCTCGCCAAATGCTTGTTGAG ATGATTTGTGAGGATAGAGGCATATTCTTGGAGATAGCTGACTTCATCAAAGGACTTGGATTGACCATCCTAAGAGGTGCAATGGAAGCCCGTAAAAGTAAAATTTGGGCACGGTTTACTGTTGAG GCAAACAGGGACGTGACCCGAATGGAGATCTTTCTCTCGCTTGTGCGCTTACTGGAACCCAATTGCGACAGCAGTGGAGCAGCGGAAAATGCTAACAATGTCAACATGCCTCTTGGCTTGGTGCACCAACCTGTTATCCCGGCGACAGGTCGAATCCAGTGA